The genomic stretch GAGCTCGACGCCATGGTCAGCTCGCCGCTGCCGCGCGCGCTCCAGACCGCCGAGCTCCTGGCGGCGGGCCTCGACTACCTCGGCACGATCGAGGTCGAGTCGGCGCTGGCGCCGGGCTACCACCCGCGCCACGTGCTCGATGGCCTGGCCGCCCGTGGGACCGCGATCGCGGTGATCGGCCACGAGCCGTCGATCTCGTCGCTCGGCGCCCTGCTGATCGGCCGGCCGTCGTTCCCGTCGTTCCACACCGCCCAGTGCGCCGCGCTCGATCGCGGCGTCCCCACGTTCTCGGCCCGCGCCGATCTGATGCAGGTCCATGCCCTGTTCGTGGAGTAGCCGCTGGTGACCGCGCTCGACCCCGACGCCCGGCCGACCTGGGCCCGCTTCATGAGCGACGGCGAGTGGCACGCGTTCGCGGTGGCCCTGACCGACGAGCTGGTGCGCCGGGCGATGCCGTACCGGTTCGACGACGCGGTGCTGTGGGGCCGGTGGGGCGGCGACGAGGACGAGGCGCTCGGCCTCACCAACCTCGCGCAGCTGTGCCACGCGTCGATCCCGGGCAGCTACCCCGAGGTGATCGCGTCGCACTTCGACGCGCTCGTCGCCGGGCGCGGCGACCGGGCCCGGGCCGGGCAGCTCGGCCACGACCTCGCGGCGGCGCGGCCGGTGCTGCGGCTGCGGCTCTACGCGCGCGACACCTTCGTCGAGGGCGCCGAGCAGTTCGTGCTGCACGAGGTCGCCGACGATCTGACGGCGGTGCTCTGCTACGACTTACCCTCGAACGTGGTCACGGTCACCGCGGACACGCTGCCGCGCTGGGACGTGCCGGCCGAAGAGCTGTACTACCAGGCCCTGGCCAACCAGCGCCGGGCCGAGCGCGCGGTGATCGAGGACATCGACGTCGGCGGCGCGATCGTGCGGGCGATGACCGGCGAGAGCTACTTCGTCGCGTCGAACCTGCTGCTCCTGCGCGACTTCATCGGCGACGAGCCGGCGCTGGGCGTGATCGCGGCGGTGCCCAACCGCCACACCCTGGTCTGGCACCCGATCGTCGACCCGAACGCGCTGCGCGCGCTCGACGCGATGGTCGTGATGGCCGCGAGCCTCTACGCCGAGGGCCCCGGCGCGATCTCGCCCAACTTGTACTGGTGGCGCGACGGCGCCCTCCGCACCCTGCCGACCCGCGAGACCGACGAGCACTACGAGTTCGTCCCGCCCGACGACTTCGTCGACGAGGTCCTCGAGGTCCTGGCCGAGCGCGCCGAGATGAACTGACCCGCCGGGCCCAGGCCGGCGCCGGCGCGCGCACAGGGCGGTGGTCTGCGCGGCCCTACTTGCCGAGCAGCGGGCTGCACAGCTGCTGCTGGCGCGCGGCCATGGCGTTGGGCGCCTCGAACATGCCGCCTTGCTTGCCGACGAGGTCGAGGCAGCGGATGTACGCGTTGGGGTCGCTGGCCTGGGGGTTGGCCGGGGTCGCGGTGTCGACCTTGACGGTGCCGCTGCCGCCGGGGACGGTGAGCGAGCCTTCGCCGGAGACGCCGCCGTTGACCGAGGTGAGGTCGTCGGGATCGATCGAGGTGAACGTGGACATGGGGAGATCCTTGTCGGAGCGGTGAGCGTGGGGGGTGGCGGGGACGCGCGCGGAGATCACTGCTTGAGCAGCGGGTTGCACAGCGCCTGCTGGCGGTTGGCGACGTTGGCCGGCGACTCCATCATCCCGGCCTGCTTGCCGACCAGATCGAGGCAGCGGATGTACGCGTTGGGATCGCTGGCCTGAGGGTTGGCTGGGGTCGCGGTGTCGACCTTGAGGGTGCCGCTGCCGGCGGGGATGGTCAGCGAGCCCTCGGCGGTGACCCCGCCGGTGATCGACGTGAGCGCGGCGTGATCGATGGTGTCGAAGTTCGACATGGAGGGAGCCTTTCGTGGAGGTCGGGTGGAGGAACGAGGGTCGTCGACGACGACCGGGGGCAGCCGACGCCATTGCAGCCGCCGTGCCGCGGCGGCGGCGACGTGCCTGCGCCACGTGCGTTCACCCGAGCCGGACCGCGCGCTGACCGCGGTCGACAACCCGGGGCCTCGACCCCGCCCGCGACTTCCTGAGCCGGCTGAACAGCCCGCCGCGCTTGCCCTCGACGCCCTCGCCCAGCTCGGTCGCCGGGGCCTCGACCCCGCCCGCGACTTCTTGAGCCGGCTGAACAGCCCGCCGCGCTTGCCCTTGACTCGCCCAGCTCGGTCGCCG from Myxococcales bacterium encodes the following:
- a CDS encoding histidine phosphatase family protein → MKLYLIRHADAVLEDVAGGDAERWLSARGREAARGLARLLREEGVELDAMVSSPLPRALQTAELLAAGLDYLGTIEVESALAPGYHPRHVLDGLAARGTAIAVIGHEPSISSLGALLIGRPSFPSFHTAQCAALDRGVPTFSARADLMQVHALFVE